From Endozoicomonas sp. 8E, the proteins below share one genomic window:
- a CDS encoding ankyrin repeat domain-containing protein, giving the protein MDTIANLPRPMNVDVTPEANKCSICHGEFRGSDVASVDANPECLTRCGHSSHLKCLTMLYVHKPIGSRNCGHCQGNPFPVLDTKTGKSYPDEFFPDQLFSRACWNGDVDQVKKSLAAGVYVNAVMSYDFNPLLIASAEGHTELAEVLINNGADVNAVMAEKGVTPLFFAAQNNHTDIVKLLINKGVNVDAPQTKDGATPLSIAVQKGCNDSVKLLLNAGADPNATLSNGVTPLYIAAFRGNSESMQLLLEKGADLDSRTKLGVTPLFAADARDNIECVKLLLNAGAKINVRASDAAPLTIATRMGCTTWGEALSAFDSLAEPADGL; this is encoded by the coding sequence ATGGATACCATTGCTAACTTACCCCGCCCCATGAACGTTGACGTAACGCCGGAGGCCAATAAATGTTCCATTTGTCACGGTGAGTTCCGTGGCAGCGATGTGGCGTCTGTGGACGCCAACCCGGAATGTCTGACCCGATGTGGCCACAGCTCCCATCTGAAATGTCTTACGATGCTATATGTTCACAAGCCCATAGGCTCACGCAACTGCGGGCATTGCCAGGGAAACCCGTTCCCTGTGTTGGATACGAAAACCGGTAAATCTTACCCGGACGAGTTTTTCCCCGACCAGCTGTTTTCACGTGCCTGTTGGAATGGAGATGTGGATCAGGTGAAGAAGTCACTGGCAGCAGGAGTCTATGTCAATGCCGTTATGAGTTATGATTTCAATCCCTTGTTGATTGCATCCGCTGAAGGGCACACAGAATTAGCCGAAGTCCTGATTAACAACGGGGCGGACGTCAACGCCGTTATGGCTGAGAAAGGCGTTACCCCTCTGTTCTTCGCTGCACAAAACAATCACACCGACATTGTGAAACTCCTGATCAACAAAGGGGTGAATGTCGACGCCCCCCAAACTAAAGATGGTGCCACCCCGCTGTCCATTGCAGTCCAGAAGGGCTGTAACGACAGTGTAAAACTCCTGCTCAACGCAGGGGCGGATCCCAATGCCACTTTGTCGAATGGCGTCACCCCGCTGTACATCGCAGCCTTCAGAGGCAATTCCGAGAGCATGCAACTCCTGCTCGAGAAAGGGGCGGATCTCGACAGCCGGACAAAGCTTGGCGTCACCCCACTGTTCGCCGCTGATGCGAGAGACAATATCGAGTGCGTGAAACTCCTGCTCAACGCCGGGGCGAAGATCAACGTCAGGGCTTCGGATGCCGCCCCGCTGACCATCGCAACCAGGATGGGCTGTACCACTTGGGGGGAAGCGCTTTCGGCATTCGACTCATTGGCTGAACCGGCGGATGGGCTGTAG
- a CDS encoding ankyrin repeat domain-containing protein: protein MPLQDLNTRESHPDTFFPDQAFYDACYGGDFDQVERSLAEGVNVNAVRQDDYTALMMASDGGHEAIVERLINAGANLNATCEVGATALFFAARENHTDCVELLIKAGANPNAQTKNGATPLYITALKNNADCMKILIAAKADLNARPKGGATALFIAAQENNTHCLQILIEAGADLNARTEAGATPLFIAAEMGNTDCVKALIEAGADVKAQAGDGATPLFMAAQNGNSDCLKRLINAGADLNTVLSDGATPLSIAAENGNSECLKLLIEAGANLDTTLPDGATPLFIAAEMGNTDCVKALIEAKADLEARTQDGATPLPIAAQNGNTDCLKLLINAGADLEAALPNGATPLCIAAAMGNTDCVEALINAGANPNPRTQDGATPLFIAAQAGNTECLKRLIRAEADINAALWDGTTPLAVATRMGNTDCEKLLINAGARQGT from the coding sequence ATGCCGCTGCAGGATCTGAACACCCGTGAATCACACCCGGATACATTTTTCCCCGATCAGGCGTTTTATGATGCCTGTTATGGCGGGGATTTCGATCAGGTAGAGAGGTCACTGGCAGAAGGAGTCAATGTCAATGCCGTAAGGCAGGATGATTACACTGCCTTGATGATGGCATCCGACGGGGGGCACGAGGCTATCGTCGAACGCCTGATCAACGCCGGGGCGAATCTCAACGCTACCTGTGAGGTTGGTGCCACTGCACTGTTCTTCGCTGCCCGGGAAAATCACACCGACTGCGTGGAGCTCCTGATCAAAGCCGGGGCGAATCCAAACGCACAAACTAAAAATGGTGCAACCCCGCTATACATCACTGCCCTGAAAAATAACGCCGACTGCATGAAAATCCTGATCGCAGCCAAGGCAGATCTCAACGCCCGGCCTAAGGGTGGTGCCACTGCGCTGTTCATCGCTGCCCAGGAAAATAACACCCACTGCCTGCAAATCCTGATTGAAGCCGGGGCGGATCTCAACGCCCGGACTGAAGCTGGCGCCACCCCGCTGTTCATCGCAGCCGAGATGGGCAATACCGACTGCGTGAAAGCCCTGATCGAAGCCGGGGCGGATGTCAAAGCGCAGGCTGGGGATGGCGCTACCCCGCTGTTCATGGCAGCACAGAATGGCAATAGCGACTGCCTGAAACGCTTGATCAATGCCGGGGCGGATCTCAACACCGTCTTGTCGGATGGCGCCACCCCGCTATCCATCGCTGCAGAGAATGGCAATTCCGAGTGCCTGAAACTCCTGATCGAAGCCGGGGCGAATCTCGACACCACCTTGCCGGATGGCGCCACCCCACTGTTCATCGCAGCCGAGATGGGCAATACCGACTGCGTGAAAGCCCTGATCGAAGCCAAGGCTGACCTCGAGGCCAGGACTCAGGATGGCGCCACCCCACTGCCCATCGCTGCGCAGAATGGCAATACCGACTGCTTGAAACTCCTGATTAATGCAGGCGCGGATCTCGAAGCCGCCTTGCCGAATGGCGCCACTCCACTGTGCATCGCAGCCGCGATGGGCAATACCGACTGTGTGGAAGCCCTGATCAATGCCGGGGCGAACCCCAACCCCAGGACTCAGGATGGCGCCACCCCGCTGTTCATCGCAGCCCAGGCAGGCAATACCGAGTGTCTGAAACGCCTGATCAGGGCCGAAGCAGATATCAACGCCGCCTTGTGGGATGGCACCACCCCACTTGCCGTCGCAACCAGAATGGGCAATACCGACTGCGAGAAACTCCTGATCAACGCTGGGGCAAGGCAGGGAACATAG
- a CDS encoding ankyrin repeat domain-containing protein, whose translation MDAINLNPPPLPISTELTSEPDECDICFGEFHGHNVAPAEDDPKCESHCGHIFHLKCLTRLYAHRPIGSRNCGYCRGNPFPVLDTKTGKSYPDEFFPDQLFSRACWNGDVDQVKKSLAAGVYVNAVMRSDFNPLLIASAEGHTELAEVLINNGADVNAVMAEKGVTPLFFAAQNNHTDIVKLLISKGAKLDTPRIKNGCTPLSMAAQTGSSDSVRLLVTAGANPNAVLSRGMTPLHIAAHKGNTECVKLLLIYGADINARNEDGVTPLFFAAQENHTEIAKLLINDGANLNTPRTSDGATPLSMAAQTGSTDCVKLLLDNGVNPNTALLNGVTPLYAAALKGRIDCLQLLLKKGVDLNARSKYGTTALFVAAEGGHIECLELLIRAGADINAALPDGTTPLSIATWMRHTDCVVAISEAQASW comes from the coding sequence ATGGATGCCATTAATCTTAATCCCCCCCCTCTCCCCATCAGCACTGAATTAACGTCGGAGCCCGATGAATGTGATATTTGTTTCGGTGAGTTCCATGGCCACAATGTGGCACCTGCGGAAGACGACCCCAAATGTGAAAGCCACTGCGGCCACATCTTCCATCTGAAATGTCTTACGAGGCTATATGCTCATAGGCCCATAGGCTCACGCAACTGCGGGTATTGCCGGGGAAACCCGTTCCCTGTGTTGGATACGAAAACCGGTAAATCTTACCCGGACGAGTTTTTCCCCGACCAGCTGTTTTCACGTGCCTGTTGGAATGGAGATGTGGATCAGGTGAAGAAGTCACTGGCAGCAGGAGTCTATGTCAATGCCGTTATGCGTTCTGATTTCAATCCCTTGTTGATTGCATCCGCTGAGGGGCACACAGAATTGGCCGAAGTTCTGATTAACAACGGGGCGGACGTCAACGCCGTTATGGCTGAGAAAGGCGTTACCCCTCTGTTCTTCGCTGCACAAAACAATCACACCGACATTGTGAAACTGTTGATCAGTAAGGGGGCGAAGCTCGACACCCCCCGGATTAAGAATGGCTGCACCCCGCTGTCCATGGCAGCCCAGACGGGCTCTTCTGACTCCGTGAGACTCTTGGTCACCGCCGGGGCGAATCCCAACGCCGTCTTGTCCCGTGGCATGACCCCGCTGCACATCGCAGCACATAAAGGCAATACCGAATGTGTGAAGCTCTTGCTCATCTACGGGGCGGATATCAACGCCCGGAATGAGGATGGCGTCACCCCGCTGTTCTTCGCTGCACAAGAAAATCACACCGAAATTGCGAAACTCCTGATCAACGATGGGGCAAATCTCAACACCCCCCGGACTTCGGATGGCGCCACCCCACTGTCCATGGCAGCCCAGACGGGCTCTACCGACTGCGTGAAACTCCTGCTCGACAACGGGGTGAATCCCAACACCGCCTTGTTGAATGGCGTCACTCCGCTGTACGCCGCAGCCCTTAAAGGCAGGATCGACTGCTTGCAACTCCTGCTCAAGAAAGGGGTGGACCTCAACGCCCGGAGTAAATACGGCACCACTGCGCTGTTCGTAGCTGCTGAGGGAGGCCATATCGAATGTTTGGAACTCTTGATCAGGGCCGGGGCAGATATCAACGCCGCCTTGCCGGATGGCACCACCCCGCTGTCCATCGCAACCTGGATGAGACATACCGACTGCGTGGTAGCCATTAGCGAGGCCCAGGCAAGTTGGTAA
- a CDS encoding ankyrin repeat domain-containing protein: protein MDAINLNPPPLPISTELASEPDKCDICFGEFHGHNVAPAEDDPKCESHCGHIFHLKCLTMLYVHKPIGSRNCGYCRGNPFPVLDTETGKSYPDEFFPDQVFSRACWNGDVDQVKKSLAAGVYVNAVMSYDFNPLLIASAEGHTELAEVLINNGADVNAVMAEKGVTPLFFAAQNNHTDIVKLLINKGVNVDAPRTKDSATPLSIAVQKGCNDSVKLLLNAGADPNATLSNGVTPLYIAAFRGNSESMQLLLEKGADLDSRTKLGVTPLFAADARNNIECVKLLLNAGAKINVRASDAAPLTIATRMGCTPFGEALSAFDSLAEPADGL, encoded by the coding sequence ATGGATGCCATTAATCTTAATCCCCCCCCTCTCCCCATCAGCACTGAATTAGCGTCGGAGCCCGATAAATGTGATATTTGTTTCGGTGAGTTCCATGGCCACAATGTGGCGCCTGCGGAAGACGACCCCAAATGTGAAAGCCACTGCGGCCACATCTTCCATCTGAAATGTCTTACGATGCTATATGTTCACAAGCCCATAGGCTCACGCAACTGCGGGTATTGCCGGGGAAACCCGTTCCCTGTGTTGGATACGGAAACCGGTAAATCTTACCCGGACGAGTTTTTCCCCGACCAGGTGTTTTCACGTGCCTGTTGGAATGGAGATGTGGATCAGGTGAAGAAGTCACTGGCAGCAGGAGTCTATGTCAATGCCGTTATGAGTTATGATTTCAATCCCTTGTTGATTGCATCCGCTGAAGGGCACACAGAATTAGCCGAAGTCCTGATTAACAACGGGGCGGACGTCAACGCCGTTATGGCTGAGAAAGGCGTTACCCCTCTGTTCTTCGCTGCACAAAACAATCACACCGACATTGTGAAACTCCTGATCAACAAAGGGGTGAATGTCGACGCCCCCCGAACTAAAGATAGTGCCACCCCGCTGTCCATTGCAGTCCAGAAGGGCTGTAACGACAGTGTAAAACTCCTGCTCAACGCAGGGGCGGATCCCAATGCCACTTTGTCGAATGGCGTCACCCCGCTGTACATCGCAGCCTTCAGAGGCAATTCCGAGAGCATGCAACTCCTGCTCGAGAAAGGGGCGGATCTCGACAGCCGGACAAAGCTTGGCGTCACCCCACTGTTCGCCGCTGATGCGAGAAACAATATCGAGTGCGTGAAACTCCTGCTCAACGCCGGGGCGAAGATCAACGTCAGGGCTTCGGATGCCGCCCCGCTGACCATCGCAACCAGGATGGGCTGTACCCCATTTGGGGAAGCACTTTCGGCATTCGACTCATTGGCTGAACCGGCGGATGGGCTTTAG
- a CDS encoding ankyrin repeat domain-containing protein has protein sequence MDGIARNPAPKDIEVSEEADPCPVCLIHFHGRVVAPVVVKSQCCGHLFDLDCVSKCFVDQPIGSRRCAMCRQNPMPMLNLNTGESHPDTFFPDLTFFRACSEGDLDQVERSLADGVNVNVHDITNNDFTALMMASMGGHTAIVESLIDAGASLKAVCKNGATALFITAQENNTDCLKILLEAGADLNAARIADGATPLFAAAAKGNTDCVKALIEAKANPDAQTRQGGTPLLLAAQNGNTDCVKALIKAGADLNAGTKDGATPLLLAAQNGNTDCVKRLIEAKADLNVRTKDGTTPLLIAVETGNTDCVKLLIEAGADLDAALSDGASPLIIAAEMGNTECVKLLIEAGADPNVQTKGGATPLFMAAQENHPDCVKLLIEAKTDLNARAKDGSTPLAIAAMNGHIDCVKHLINAGADLNARTEGGSSPLFIAAGNGHTDCVKALIEAKADLNARAKDDFTPLIIAAAKGHTDCVKALIEAKADLNARTKDGGITALFIAAQENRIDCVKLLIKAGANLNARFKDGATPLYIAAEMGNSDCLKALIEAKADINAKAKDGVSPLFIAVQKNHTDCVKRLLNAGADPDIGTEDGTTPLFIAAAKGHTACVKALLKAKADPNARNKDGSTPLIIAAARGHTDCVKALIEAKADLNARNKDGVTPLLIAAQENHIDCLKLLINDRTDPNASLSNGCTALFSAAARGHTDCVKLLIHAGANLNARIRDGSTPLYIAAQIGNTGCVKILINAGADLNAQNKDGATPLFIAAQKNHTDCVKLLTDAKADLNIRTKDDATPVFIAALNNNIDCLKILLEAGANLDTTLPDGSTPLFIAAHVGNTDCVELLINAEADLNARRTKDGATPLFIAAQKGNTECMKRLIRAEADINAALWDGTTPLAIAIGMGNTDCEKLLINAGARQGTQERRYVIR, from the coding sequence ATGGACGGCATTGCTCGCAACCCTGCCCCCAAGGATATTGAAGTATCAGAGGAAGCAGATCCCTGCCCTGTTTGTTTGATCCATTTTCATGGCCGTGTTGTTGCGCCTGTGGTGGTCAAAAGCCAATGTTGTGGCCACCTCTTCGATCTGGACTGTGTTTCAAAGTGTTTTGTTGATCAGCCCATCGGCTCACGACGGTGCGCAATGTGCCGACAAAACCCGATGCCTATGCTGAACCTGAACACCGGTGAATCTCATCCGGATACATTTTTCCCTGATCTGACGTTTTTTCGTGCCTGTTCTGAAGGGGATTTGGATCAGGTGGAAAGATCTCTGGCAGATGGAGTCAATGTCAATGTCCATGACATTACGAATAATGATTTCACTGCCTTGATGATGGCATCCATGGGAGGGCATACGGCGATCGTCGAATCCCTGATCGACGCCGGAGCGAGCCTCAAAGCCGTCTGTAAGAATGGTGCTACCGCACTGTTCATCACAGCACAAGAAAATAACACCGACTGCCTGAAAATATTGCTCGAAGCCGGGGCTGATCTCAACGCCGCCAGGATTGCAGATGGTGCCACCCCACTATTTGCCGCTGCTGCCAAAGGCAATACTGACTGCGTGAAAGCCCTGATCGAAGCCAAGGCGAATCCCGACGCCCAGACCAGGCAAGGCGGCACCCCGCTGCTGCTTGCAGCCCAGAATGGCAATACCGACTGCGTGAAAGCCCTCATCAAAGCCGGGGCGGATCTCAACGCCGGGACTAAGGATGGTGCCACCCCGCTGCTTCTAGCAGCCCAGAATGGCAATACCGACTGCGTGAAACGCCTGATCGAAGCCAAGGCGGACCTCAACGTCCGAACCAAGGATGGTACCACCCCACTGCTCATCGCAGTCGAGACGGGCAATACCGACTGCGTGAAACTCCTGATCGAAGCCGGGGCGGACCTTGACGCCGCCCTGTCCGATGGCGCCTCCCCACTGATCATCGCAGCCGAGATGGGCAATACCGAATGCGTGAAACTACTGATCGAAGCCGGGGCGGATCCCAACGTCCAGACCAAGGGTGGCGCCACCCCGCTGTTCATGGCCGCACAAGAAAATCACCCCGACTGTGTGAAACTCCTGATCGAAGCCAAGACGGACCTCAATGCCAGGGCTAAGGATGGCAGCACCCCGCTTGCCATCGCTGCTATGAATGGCCATATCGATTGCGTGAAGCACCTGATCAACGCCGGGGCGGATCTCAACGCCCGAACTGAAGGTGGCAGCAGTCCACTGTTCATCGCTGCCGGGAATGGCCATACCGATTGCGTGAAAGCCCTGATCGAAGCCAAGGCAGACCTCAACGCCAGGGCTAAGGATGACTTCACTCCGCTGATCATCGCTGCTGCGAAAGGCCATACCGACTGCGTGAAAGCCTTGATCGAAGCCAAGGCCGATCTCAATGCCAGGACTAAGGATGGTGGCATCACCGCGCTTTTCATTGCGGCACAGGAAAATCGCATCGACTGCGTGAAACTCCTGATCAAGGCTGGGGCGAATCTCAATGCCCGCTTCAAGGATGGTGCCACCCCGCTCTACATTGCGGCCGAGATGGGCAATAGCGACTGCTTGAAAGCCCTGATCGAAGCCAAGGCGGATATCAACGCCAAGGCTAAGGATGGCGTCAGCCCGCTTTTCATTGCGGTACAAAAAAATCACACCGACTGCGTGAAACGCCTGCTCAACGCCGGGGCGGATCCTGACATTGGGACTGAGGATGGTACCACCCCGCTGTTCATCGCTGCTGCGAAAGGCCATACCGCTTGCGTAAAAGCCCTGCTCAAAGCTAAGGCAGACCCCAACGCCCGGAATAAGGATGGCAGCACCCCGCTGATCATCGCTGCTGCGAGAGGTCATACCGACTGCGTGAAAGCCCTGATCGAAGCCAAGGCAGATCTCAACGCGCGAAATAAGGATGGCGTCACCCCGCTGCTCATCGCTGCACAAGAAAATCACATCGACTGTTTGAAACTCCTGATCAACGACAGAACGGATCCCAACGCCAGCCTGTCGAATGGCTGCACAGCGCTGTTCAGTGCTGCTGCAAGAGGCCATACCGACTGCGTAAAACTACTGATCCATGCCGGAGCGAACCTCAACGCCCGGATCAGGGATGGTTCCACCCCGCTATACATCGCAGCCCAGATAGGCAACACCGGCTGCGTGAAAATCCTGATCAATGCCGGGGCGGATCTCAACGCCCAGAACAAGGATGGTGCCACCCCGCTCTTTATCGCTGCCCAGAAAAATCACACCGACTGCGTGAAACTCCTGACCGACGCCAAGGCAGATCTCAACATCCGGACCAAGGATGACGCCACCCCAGTGTTCATCGCTGCCCTGAACAATAACATCGACTGCCTGAAAATCCTGCTCGAAGCCGGGGCGAATCTCGACACCACTTTGCCGGATGGCTCCACCCCACTGTTCATCGCAGCCCACGTAGGCAATACCGACTGCGTGGAACTCCTGATCAACGCCGAAGCGGATCTCAACGCCCGGAGGACTAAGGATGGTGCGACCCCGCTGTTCATCGCAGCCCAAAAAGGCAATACCGAGTGTATGAAACGCCTGATCAGGGCCGAGGCAGATATCAACGCCGCCTTGTGGGATGGCACCACCCCACTGGCCATCGCAATCGGTATGGGCAATACCGACTGCGAGAAGCTCCTGATCAACGCCGGGGCAAGGCAGGGAACACAAGAAAGGCGTTATGTTATTCGGTAA
- a CDS encoding ankyrin repeat domain-containing protein: MDAIAPSPLPMSTELTSKADVCSICHGGFHGRNVAPVNLNPKCQTHCGHYFHLHCITGQFVDEPLGSRRCKLCRQNPIPVLNTSTGESYPDKFFADQRFRSACCSRDLKQVQKLLEEGVNINAVMNAGFTALMIASSEGFTDLAELLIRHGADVNAARAEDGVTALFLTAQNNDPDVTRLLISARADPNIPRTSDGATPLAIAVQEGCTECVKLLLQAGAFTSAVLSSGMTLLYIAALRGNTDCLKLLLKAGLDPNDASSIGITPLYIAALKGNTDCVKLLIDAGANINARTKNGSTPLSIATRMGNTDCVKVLIETGKSQEAKEKHDVLQ; the protein is encoded by the coding sequence ATGGATGCTATAGCTCCTTCCCCTCTCCCCATGAGCACTGAACTCACGTCGAAGGCCGATGTCTGTTCTATTTGTCACGGTGGTTTCCATGGCCGCAATGTGGCGCCTGTGAACCTCAACCCCAAATGTCAAACCCACTGTGGCCACTACTTCCATCTGCACTGTATTACGGGGCAATTTGTTGATGAGCCCTTAGGCTCACGCCGCTGCAAGCTTTGCCGACAAAATCCGATCCCGGTGTTGAATACGAGCACTGGTGAATCTTACCCGGATAAATTTTTCGCCGATCAGAGGTTTCGTAGTGCCTGTTGTTCCAGGGATTTGAAACAGGTGCAGAAGTTGCTGGAAGAAGGAGTCAATATCAATGCCGTTATGAATGCTGGTTTCACAGCCTTGATGATTGCATCCAGTGAGGGGTTCACAGACCTCGCCGAACTCCTGATTAGACACGGGGCGGACGTCAACGCCGCTCGGGCTGAGGATGGCGTTACCGCACTGTTCTTAACTGCACAAAACAATGACCCCGACGTTACGAGACTCCTGATCAGTGCCAGGGCGGATCCCAACATCCCCCGAACTTCGGATGGCGCCACCCCGCTGGCCATCGCAGTCCAGGAGGGCTGCACCGAGTGCGTGAAACTCCTGCTCCAAGCCGGAGCGTTTACCAGCGCAGTCTTGTCGAGTGGCATGACCCTGCTGTACATCGCAGCCCTGAGAGGCAATACCGACTGCCTGAAACTCCTGCTCAAAGCCGGGCTGGATCCCAACGACGCCTCGTCGATTGGCATCACCCCGCTGTACATCGCAGCTCTGAAAGGTAATACCGACTGCGTGAAGCTCCTGATCGACGCCGGGGCGAATATCAACGCACGGACTAAGAATGGCTCCACCCCGCTGTCCATCGCAACCAGAATGGGCAACACCGACTGCGTAAAAGTCCTTATCGAGACCGGGAAAAGCCAGGAAGCAAAAGAAAAGCACGACGTTCTCCAGTAA
- a CDS encoding ankyrin repeat domain-containing protein, translating into MDAINPHRLPLSNDATSKANICSVCLVKFHGRDVAAVDLKQECQTSCGHHFHLACLTWLFLYKPIGSRSCWHCGKNPFPVLDMKTGESHLDKFFPDQVFSVACWNGDLDQVKKSLAEGVNVNAAMKNNYTALIIASFKGYTDIAEHLIKHGADVNAVQASSRSTPLHAAADENKTDIVKLLLEKGADIDARNESGKTPLHSATLMGNIDCVKRLIKAGANVNMHTVFGDTPLHFAARENNTDMVKLLLEEGAELDARNKIDYTPLHFAAHENNTDIVKLLLEKGAELDARNKDGETPLFRAALEGNTNCLQLLLDNGADIDARDKDGKTPLFCATLRGNTDCVQLLLERGADPEARNNNGATPLFGATLRGKTDCIKLLLERGADLDARNNNRDTPLAIAVRENNINCVKRLINAGANVNKPTAHGRSLLFSAAQDNKTDILELLLNNGADLDTDLPDGTTPLAIAVLKNNIDCVKRLIKAGANVNTPAMCGTTPLHWAAQKNNTDIVKLLLEKGADLNARDQDGGTPLFNAVDKGNADFVQFLLDEGADPRARNKYGATPLHFAARENNTDMVKLLIDRGADPDATLPDGNTPLSIATKLGNTSCENFLISYGAGQETEAMQEN; encoded by the coding sequence ATGGACGCCATTAATCCCCACCGTCTTCCCTTGAGCAATGACGCAACGTCGAAGGCCAATATCTGTTCTGTCTGCCTCGTTAAGTTCCACGGCCGCGATGTGGCGGCTGTGGACCTCAAACAGGAATGTCAAACCAGCTGTGGCCACCACTTTCATCTGGCCTGTCTTACATGGCTATTTCTTTATAAGCCCATAGGCTCACGCAGCTGCTGGCATTGCGGTAAGAACCCGTTCCCTGTGTTGGATATGAAAACCGGTGAATCTCACCTGGACAAGTTTTTCCCCGACCAGGTGTTTTCAGTTGCCTGTTGGAATGGAGATTTGGATCAGGTGAAAAAGTCACTTGCAGAAGGAGTCAATGTCAATGCCGCTATGAAGAATAATTACACTGCCTTGATAATTGCATCCTTTAAGGGGTACACAGACATCGCCGAACACCTGATTAAACACGGGGCAGATGTTAACGCTGTCCAAGCCTCTAGTAGGTCCACTCCGCTGCACGCCGCTGCCGATGAAAATAAAACCGATATTGTGAAACTCCTGCTCGAGAAAGGGGCGGATATCGACGCCCGGAATGAGAGTGGCAAAACACCGCTGCACTCTGCAACCCTGATGGGCAATATCGACTGCGTGAAACGCCTGATCAAAGCCGGGGCGAATGTCAACATGCACACTGTGTTTGGCGACACCCCGCTGCACTTCGCTGCCAGAGAAAATAACACCGATATGGTGAAACTCCTGCTCGAGGAAGGGGCGGAGCTCGACGCCCGGAATAAGATTGACTACACCCCGCTGCACTTCGCTGCCCATGAAAATAACACCGATATTGTGAAACTCCTGCTCGAGAAAGGGGCGGAGCTCGACGCCCGGAATAAGGATGGCGAAACCCCGCTGTTCCGCGCAGCCCTGGAGGGCAATACCAACTGCCTACAACTCCTGCTCGACAATGGGGCGGATATCGACGCCCGGGATAAGGATGGCAAAACCCCGCTGTTCTGTGCAACCCTGCGGGGCAATACCGACTGCGTGCAACTGCTGCTCGAGAGAGGGGCAGATCCCGAAGCCCGGAATAACAATGGTGCCACCCCACTGTTCGGTGCAACCCTGAGGGGCAAAACCGACTGCATAAAACTCCTGCTCGAGAGAGGGGCAGATCTCGACGCCCGGAATAACAATCGCGACACCCCACTGGCCATCGCAGTCCGGGAAAATAATATCAACTGCGTGAAACGCCTGATCAACGCCGGGGCAAATGTCAATAAACCTACCGCGCATGGCAGAAGCCTGCTGTTCTCCGCTGCCCAGGACAACAAAACCGACATTCTGGAACTCTTGCTCAACAATGGGGCAGATCTCGACACTGACCTGCCCGATGGCACCACCCCACTGGCCATCGCAGTCCTGAAAAATAATATCGACTGCGTGAAACGCCTGATCAAAGCCGGGGCCAATGTCAACACTCCCGCTATGTGTGGCACCACCCCGCTGCACTGGGCTGCCCAAAAAAATAACACCGATATTGTGAAACTCCTGCTCGAAAAAGGGGCGGATCTCAACGCCCGGGATCAGGATGGCGGCACCCCGCTGTTCAACGCAGTCGATAAGGGCAATGCCGACTTCGTGCAATTCCTGCTCGACGAAGGGGCGGATCCCCGCGCCCGGAATAAATATGGCGCAACCCCGCTGCACTTCGCTGCCAGAGAAAATAACACCGATATGGTGAAACTCCTGATCGACAGGGGCGCGGATCCCGACGCTACCTTGCCCGATGGTAACACCCCACTGTCCATCGCAACCAAGCTGGGCAATACCTCATGCGAGAATTTCCTGATCTCTTACGGGGCAGGGCAGGAAACAGAGGCAATGCAGGAAAATTGA